A stretch of DNA from Paracoccus methylovorus:
ACGCACGACCGAAAGATTATCGGCTTTTTCCAGTACAGCGTAATCGACAGAAAGATCGGGCAGCCGGTCCCATGGTTCGGGTGCCAGACGAAGGAAACCCAGATCGGTATGCGCCTCGGTCAGTGCGGCCTGCACCGGTTCCAGGTATTCGGGCGCATGGGTGCGAAAGGCCTCGATCATCGTGCGCGCGGCGAACAGGAAAATGCCGGCGTTCCACAGGAAATTGCCCTGCGCGATCATCCGCGCCGCATTCTCGGCATCGGGCTTTTCGACAAACCGCTTCAACACCAAGGGGCCGGCGCCATTTCCTTCGGCCTCCATATAGCCATAGCCGGTTTCGGGGCGGGTTGGGGTGATGCCGAAGGTGACGATGCGACCGGCCTCTGCGGCGGGCAGACCCAGTTCGACGGCACGGCCGAAAGCCTCGGCATCGGGCACCACGTGATCCGAGGGGGCGACCAGCAATACCGCCTCGGGGTCTTTTTCGGCGGCGGCGAGTGCGGCGGCCAGAATTGCCGGGGCGGTGTTGCGGCCGGCCGGCTCGATCATGATGGCTGCCGGAGCGATGCCGATCTGGTCCAGTTGTTCGGCAACGATAAAGCGGAAATCGGCATTGGTCATCACCAGCGGCGCACCATAGCGCGCCCCCGAAAGGCGACGCGCGGAGGCCTGAAACAGGCTTTCCTCGCCGACCAGCGGCGCGAATTGCTTGGGAAAACTCTTGCGCGAGACGGGCCAGAGCCGGGTGCCCGACCCTCCGGCAAGCAAAACAGGGGTGATCGTCATGAAAATCGCTCCATCGGCACCGGGCCGCTAACATCAATTCCCGTTATCCGCCGGGCGCCTTGCCTGCGCAAGCTGCGCAAAACGTCAGGATCGCCGGTGCTTATGCCAGATAACATGCAGCGTGCCGCCCGACAAACCGGTGCGTCAATAGCCGTGTATCCGGTCCACCAAGTGCAAAAGCGGCTCACCCCGCATCGCGCGGCGCAGGTTTTCGGCCACCACTGGTGCGGCGCTGGCCGGGCGCGTATCAGCGGCGACATGCGGCGTCACGGTGACGCGCGCATGCGCCCAGAAAGGATGGTCGGGCGCAAGCGGCTCGCTGCGAAACACGTCCAGCACCGCATGCCCCGGCCGGCCAAGGTCCAGCGCCTTCAGCAGGGCCGTTTCGTCTATCAGCGTGCCGCGCCCGGCATTGATGATCGTGGCGCCGGGCGGCAAAAGCGCCAGCCTTTCGGCATCCAACAGGTTCCGGGTCTGGGCGGTATCGGGCAGCAGGCAGATAAGGATTTCGGCGCGGCTCAGGGCTTGGGGCAGGGCGGGACCTGCCAGAACCTCGATCCCCTGCACCGGACGTCCCGACTGCGACCAGCCGGTGACGCGAAAGCCAAGGCCCGACAGTGCTGCGGCCACGGCCCGGCCCAGCTCACCCATGCCCAGCACCGTTATCCGCCGTTGCGAGGCCAGCGGCGGTGTCAGATGGTTGCGCCAGATGCCGTCCTGCGCATAGCCGTCCATTCCCAGATGCGCCCGCAGCGCCCAGCCGGTGCAATATTCCACCATGCCCTGCGTCAGCCCCGGATCGACCATTCGGCACAGCGGCTGGGTCAAGGTGGGGTTGGTTACGATACGCTCGACCCCCGCCCACAGGCTTTGCACCACCCGCGCACGGGTGAAGGCCGAAAAGTCCAGCGTGCTGCCGTCCTCGGGGTAGCCGGGCGCGTAGATCAGCGCGTCAAAGCTGTCGGGCCTGCCTTCGCGGCACAGTTCCATCTCGGGGCAGGCGTCGCGCAGGGCCGGGGACCAGAGGTCCCATTTGCGCGCAGGGGCGGCGAAAAGAACCTTCATGCGTGCGATCCGTCAGCCACGGGGACGATGGACATGCGCCGATTGCACGATGCCAAAGGCCATCAGCAGGATCATCAGCGAGGTTCCTCCGTAACTTACCAGCGGCAGGGGCGAGCCCTTGGCGGGCAGCATGCCCATCACCGTTGCCATATTGATGGAAAAGTAAAGAAAGAACGTCCCCGCGATGCCGATGGTGACAAGGCTGGCGAAACGGTCGCGGTTGGTCAGCGCCGAATACAGACAGAACCCCAGGATCAACACGTAAAGCATCAGCAGGCTGAAGGCGCCAACAAAGCCGAACTCCTCGGCCAGCGAGGTGAAGATGAAATCGGTGTGCTTTTCAGGCAGGAAGTTCAGTCGCGATTGTGTGCCCTGCATGAAGCCGCGCCCCGACCAGCCCCCCGAACCCAGCGCGATCTGCGCCTGGGCGATATTGTAGCCCGCGCCCAGCGGGTCCGAGCCGGGGTCGAGGAAGGTGTCGATGCGGCGGAATTGATAGTCGTGCAGCAATTGCCAGTCGGTGCCCCGGCTTTCCAGCACGGTCGTGACGCCGGCAACGACGATGGCGATGACGGCGGCGAAATACCACAGGCTGACGCCCGCCGCGAACATGACGATCCCGCCGCCCGCTATCAGCATGATCGAGGTGCCAAGGTCGGGCTGCATCAGCACCAGCCCCGTCGGCAGCAGGATCAGGATGACGGGGATCAACACCCAAAGGGGGCGAGAGACCTTGTCGACCGGCAGCCAGTCGTAATAGGCCGCCAGCGTCAGCACGAATGCCACCTTGGTCAGCTCGGAGGGCTGGATGCGGATCGGCCCCAGAACCAGCCAGCGCTGCGCGCCCATGCCGACATGGCCCATCACCTCGACCAGCACCAGCAGGCCGACGCAGATCACGTATGAGGCGACCGAGATCGATCGCCAGAACCAGATCGGCACGAAGGCCAGCGCAAACATCAGCACCATGCCGGCCGCGAAACGCTCCATCTGCGGGCCGGCCCATCGGTCCAGATCGCCGCCCGAGACGGAATACAGCATCAGAAAACCGATGCAGCTTACGGCGGTAACCAGAAAGACCAGCGGCCAGTTCAGATGCAGGATCTTGCGCCAGCCCGTCGGAACCTGTGCGACATGATAGTCCAGATAGCTCATGCGTCAGGCCCTTGCACGGCCCTCGCCCTTGCGGGTCGAGGGGGTCAGCTTCATGCCCGACCAGATCTCGCGCACCTTTGCGCGCTCGCCCTCGGGATAGGCGGACAGCGGCGGCAGCCCGTCCGCCAGCGCATAAAGCAGGATATCGCGGGCGATGGGCGCGGCCACGGCGCCACCGCCGCCGCCATGTTCGACCACCACCGAAACCGCATAGCGGGGCGCGTTATAGGGGGCGAAGCAGACGAACAAAGCATGGTCGCGCCGGTTCCACGGCAACTGGTCGTTCGAAATCACGCCGCGGGCACGTTCGGCGGCGGTGATGTTGCGCACCTGACTGGTGCCGGTCTTGCCCGCCATCTGCCATTCCGGCGCAACAATGCGCGAGCGCCGTGCGGTGCCCCGCGGAGAGTTCATCACCGCGTCCATGCCACCCCTTGCCGTGCGCAGATGCAGCGGATGGATGTCCAGCGCAGGCCATTCCGGCACCTGCTCGGCCTGCCCATCGATGGCGCGCACCAGACGCGGCGAGACCGCGCGCCCCGTCGCCACCCGCGCGGTCATCACCGCAAGTTGCAGGGGCGAGGCCAGCACATAGCCCTGACCGATAGAAGCGTTAAGCGAATCGCCTACCTGCCATTCCTGGTCATAGCGCGCCCGCTTCCATGCGCGGTCAGGCGCGATGCCTTCGGCGATGGCGGACATGGGCAGGTCGTGGCGCACGCCAATCCCAAGTTGGCGCGCCATGGCGGCGATGCGGTCGATGCCGACCCGCTGCGCCAGTTCGTAATAATAGACGTCGCAGGAATGTTCCAGGCTGTGCAGGGCATCGACCATGCCATGGCCACCCCGGCTCCAGCAATGAAAGCGGCGACCGGCGACCGTCGTGTAGCCCGGGCAGTAAAAGCTGGAACCCGAGTTGATGACCCCCGATTCAAGCCCCGCCAGCAGCGTCACCATCTTGAAGGTCGAACCAGGCGGATAGACGCCTTGCACGGTCTTGTCGGCCAGCGGGCGGTGGTCGTGTTCCATCAGCGCGCGATAATCCGGCCCGGAAATGCCGCGCACGAATTTGTTGGGATCGAACACCGGCGAGGACGAGATGGCCAGAATATCGCCATTGACCACGTCCATCACCACCGCAGCGGCGCTTTCGATGCCAAGTCGCTGGGTCGCGAAATTCTGCAGCCCGGCGTCCAGCGTGGTTTGCACGGTGGCGCCCTGCTGCCCCTCTTGCCGCGACAGCTCGCGCATCTCGCGGCCGGCGCTGTTTACCTCGACCCGGCGCGAACCGGCCTTGCCGCGCAGCGCCTCTTCCAGCTTGGTCTCCATCCCGACCTTCCCCAGTTGGAATTCGGGCAGGCGCAGGACGGGATCGGGGTTCTCGATCTTGGACAGGTCGTAATCGGACACCGGGCCGACATAGCCCAGCACATGGGCGAAATCGCCGCCGCGAGGATAGCTGCGCGACAAACCAGCCTCGGGCGTCACGCCGGGCAGGGCAGGTGCATTCAACGCGATCGAGGAAAAGGCCGGCCAGCTTAACCTGTCGGCGACAAGGACCGGCGTAATGGCACTACGCTTATGGATTTCTTCAAGGATATCAGCGGCCTGCCGGTCGGTCATCGGGATGATATGGCGCAACCGCGCGATGACGGCCGAGACATCGCCGGCTTCCTCGCGGGTCAGCGTGACGCGATAGTTCTGCTCGTTGCCGGCAATGATTGTGCCGTGCCGGTCCAGAATCAGCCCCCGCGCCGGTGGCAGCAGCCGGATCTTGATCGAGTTGCCGTCCGACAGCATGCGGTATTCGTCTGCATGCTCGACCTGCATCGAGCGAAGCTTCAGCCCCAGCGCCGAGACCACCGCGGCCTGAATAACCCCCAGCATCAGCACCCGTCGGGTGATGAGACGGTTGCTTTCGACGACTTCGCGTTCGGACTTGCGCATGGCTCAGCGGTGCCTCGTGTCTAGTTCGGCGCGGTGACGCGGCAGGCCCAATGCCCAGCCGGCAAGACCCGCGACCAGCGGATAGGCGGCCAGCGTGGCGATAAATTGCAAGATGACCTGCCCAAGCGGCGGCAAGGGCAGGAAAAAGACCGCCAGCAGCATCCTGTTCGCCACCATCATCAGCGCGATGAGCATACCCACGCGCAACCATTCAATCATGAAAGGCAGTTCGCGCCAACGCTGCTCGCGCTTTCTTGCGGCCTCGGTTCCGATCACAGCCAGAGCAGCGCCCAGACCCAGCGGCCGCATGAGCAGGATGTCCTCGATCAGAAACAGAAGCGCAATGGTCAGGACCGGAACCTGCTCGGGGCGGCGCAGCACCCAGACCAGCACCAGACACAAGGCCAGGTCCGGCCCCGGCCAGCCGATGCGGCCCGGTGCCAGCGGCACGAGACGCCAGAACAGGATCGCCAGAAACAGCAGCACGAACAGTGCCTGCCCAAGGGTCCGCTGGCGGCGCGCGGGCTCAATCATCCGCGGCCTCGGAATCGGCCTCGGCGGTCGCGGCTTGCAGATCGGCAAGCGGTGGCATGGGCGGGCCGATAAAGTCCTGCCGCGGCGGCGGGATCAGCATGCCGGTATCGGCCAGTTGCTCGGCCGGATGGCTGCGCAGCACCCGCAGAAACTCCAGCCGGCCGTAATCGGCAGCCAGCCGCACCCGCAGCCGGCCGTCGCTGGCTTGCGCCACCTGTCCGACCGGCAGGCCCGGCGGGAACACTCCGCCATCGCCCGAACTGACCACCCGGTCGCCGGGCCGCAGGTTTTCGGGGCTTTCGATGAAATCCAGCGCGGGCAGGGCGGTGTTGTCGCCTGTCAGCAACGCATGCTGACCCGAAGGCAGAATGGTCACCGGGATGCGGCTGGAGGGATCTGTCAGCAGCATCACCCGGCTTGTCGATTGCCCCACGCCAGAGATGCGCCCGACCAGCCCCAGCCCGTCCATGGTCGCCCAGCCGTCGACGATCCCGTCCCGCGCGCCGACATTCAGCAGCACCGACTGCCTGAAAGCGGTGCCGCTGTCGGTCAGCACCACACCCGAGACCGAGGTCAGCGCCGGGTCGATACGCACGCTGTTTTGCGCAAGAAGCTTGGCGTTTTCCTGTTCCAGTTGCACCGCGGCCTCTTTCCAGGCCGACATCTTTTGCAACTCGCGCCGCAGTTCCTGGTTCTGCTCGTAAAGTCGGGCATAGGACTGAAAGCCCGCGACCATCCGCGAGACCCGGGTCACAGGCGCCATCACCCATTCGAAACTGGGCACGAAGCGGTCGATAAAGGCCGCACGCATCCGTTCGGCTCTGGGACTGTCGATCTGCCAGAACAGGAATACCGCCAGCAACACCAGCACCAGCAGCGAAACCAGAATGCGACGGACCGGAGCCGCGTAATCAGGGCCCTTGCGCGCCATGGGCCGAACCCGCTTAACTGTCGTAGTCGATCACGTGGCGCAGCTGCTTTTCGAATTCAAGCGCCTTGCCGGTGCCAAGCGCCACGCAACTCATCGGCTGATCGGCAAGGCTGATCATCAGGCCGGTCTGCTCGCGCAGCGCCAGATCCAGTTCGCCCAGCATCGCGCCGCCACCGGTCAGCATGACGCCGCGATCGACGATATCGGCGGCAAGGTCGGGGGGCGTTGCCTCCAGCGCCACCATCACCGATTCGCAGATCTGCTGAACCGGCTCGGACAGGGCTTCGGCGACCATGGCCTGGGTGATTTCCATCTCTTTCGGGATACCGTTCAACAGGTCGCGACCGCGCACCATGATCGCGGCTCCGCGCCCGTCGTCGGGCATGCGGGCGGTGCCGATCTGGGTCTTGATGCGCTCGGCCGTGGAATCACCGATAAGCAGGTTATGATTGCGGCGCAGATAGTTGATCAGAGCATCGTCCATCCGGTCGCCGCCAATGCGGACCGAACGGGCATAGACCACATCGCCCAAGGACAGAACGGCGACCTCGGTCGTGCCGCCACCGATGTCCACGACCATGCTGCCGGTAGGTTCGGTGATGGGCATGCCGGCACCAATCGCGGCGGCGATGGGCTCGGCAATCAGCCCGGCGCGGCGTGCACCGGCGGAAAGGACCGACTGGCGGATGGCGCGTTTCTCGACCGGGGTGGCACCATGGGGAACGCAGACGATGACCTTGGGCTTGGAAAAGCTCGTGCGCCGGAACACCTTCTTGATGAAATGCTTGATCATTTCCTCGGCGCTGTCGAAGTCGGCGATGACGCCTTCGCGCATGGGCCGGATGGCTTCGATCGAACCGGGGGTGCGGCCCAGCATCAGCTTGGCGTCCTCGCCCACGGCCAGGACCTGTTTCTTGCCGTCCTTGACGTGATAGGCAACGACCGAAGGCTCATTCAGGATGATGCCCTTGCCCTTGACGTAGATCAGCGTATTCGCGGTCCCCAGATCGATCGCGATGTCGGTGGAAAACAACCCGCCAAAGGCCATGTGAATACCCCTTTCGCCGTCCCTGCCATGACGGCCGTTTCGCCGTTCTTTTCGAACGGCCATTGCCCGATACCCCGACGAGTTGCCCCGTCGAAGGTGTCGGACATATAGGCTGTGCCCGAGCGCGGGGAAACCCGAAAAAATGAACCGCACCGTGCTGCGCAGCAACGATCCGCGTGGCCAGCCCCGTAGCTTGACCGGACGGCGCGGCCTGATAGGGTTTCGGCGGTTCGGGTGACGATAAAAGGGGCAGGGTTTGCGGGACGATATCGTGGGGATCTGCCGCTTTTCCTTTCTGGGCAGGTGCGACTGGGCCGGAACGGCGGGGCAGGCGGTCAGTATCGCCGATCTTCTGGCGCAGCGCCGCGCCATGCTTTATGCGCCCGAGCGGCTGGAGCGACGCTTTATCGCCTTTGAGACGCTGTGCCTGCCCTCGGTCATGGCACAGACCGACCCGGATTTCCGCTTCTGGATCCTGACCTCGCCCGAAATGCCGCGACCTTCGCTGGACCGGCTGCGCGATCTTTGCGCCGGAGTGCCGCAGATCCGGCTGATCGTTTCGGACAAGCGCGAGACGGTGAATGCGCTGCGCGAACCCCTGCGCGAAGCGGCCGAGGCGGCCGGCCAGCCGGTGATCCAGTTCCGGGTCGATGACGACGATGCCCTGAGCCGCCATCACGTTGACCGCATCCGTCGCCACGCCCGGCGCTTTTCAGACCTGCCGGGCTTTGCCATCAGCTATCCGCAGGGACTAGTCATGGGCAGCTATGAGGGGCAGCCGATCAGCTACTGGCGCGCGCATCAGCCCTTTCTGGGGGCAGGTGCCGCAGTGCGCATGCGCGGGCCGGGGCGCTGCATCTATGCCTATAACCACTTTCAGCTGCCCAAGCACCTTCCCGCCTTCACCGATATCGACGGTCTGGGCTATGTGCAGACACGCTGGGACGAGGGCGATTCCGTCGCCACCATCGTCGCCAAATTTCCAAAATGGTTCCAGCAACTCAGCCCGGCCGAGTTCCAGCATGAACTGGCCGACGATTTTCCCTTTCTCAAGGGCATCGACCTTGGCTTCGTAGAACGCAAAGGGGCGGCCTGACCGCCGCCCCTTGCCTTTAATCGTTCAGCATCAGTGCGAATACATGCTGACCTGCTTGGCATCGGCGCCTTCGCCGACCATGTCGCGACGCGCTTTCAACCGGTTCAGCGCCCCGACATAGGCCTTGACGCTGGCCAGGATGGTATCGGTGTCCGAGGCTTGCCCAGTCGCGATCCGCCCCTCTTCCTCCATCCGCACGGTGACGGTGGCCTGGGCGTCGGTGCCCTCGGTCACGGCGTGAACCTGATAAAGCTGCAGGCGCGCCTTGTGCGGCCAGATCATCTTGACGGCGTTGAAGCACGCATCGACCGGGCCGTCACCCTCGGCATGAACGGCCTGTTCCTCGCCGCCGACCAGCATCGTCAGATCGGCGGATTGCCCGTCGGTGCCGCAGACGACGCGCAGATGCTTGACCTGCAGATAATCGTCCTCGGTATTCGTGGTGGTATCCTGCACCAGCGCAACCAGGTCGTCGTCGTAGACCTCTTTCTTGCGATCGGCCAGCGCCTTGAAGCGGACAAATACATCCCGCAACTGGTTGTCGCCCATCTCATAACCCAGCTCTTTCAGCTTGGCGCGCAGAGCGGCACGGCCGGAATGCTTGCCCATGGCAATATTGGCCTCGTGCAGGCCGATATCGGCGGGCTTCATGATCTCGAAGGTTTCGACATTCTTCAGCACGCCATCCTGATGAATGCCGGATTCGTGCAGAAAGGCGTTCTTGCCGACCACGGCCTTGTTCGGCTGCACCAGAAAGCCCGAGGCCTGCGATACCCGGCGCGACAGGCCCATGATCTTGGTGGTGTCGATACGGGTCGTATAGGGCATGATGTCGTGACGCACCTTCAGCGCCATCACCACTTCTTCCAGCGCGGTATTGCCGGCGCGCTCGCCCAGTCCGTTGATCGTGCATTCGATCTGCCGTGCCCCTGCCTCGACTGCGGCCAGCGAGTTCGCCGTCGCCATGCCCAGATCGTTGTGGCAATGCGTGGCAAAGATCACCGTATCCGCGCCCGGCACCCGCTCCAGCAGCATACGGATCAGCTCGGCGGATTCGCGCGGCGCAGTATAACCTACGGTATCGGGGATGTTGATGGTGGTTGCGCCGCATTTGATGGCGATCTCCACTACCCGGCACAGATAGTCATGCTCGGTTCGGGTGGCATCCATGGCCGACCATTGCACGTTGTCGCACAGGTTGCGGGCATGGGTCACGGTCTCATGAATGCGCGCGGCCATCTGGTCCATGTCCAGATTGGGAATGGCGCGATGCAGCGGCGAGGTGCCGATAAAGGTGTGGATGCGCGGCTGTTTCGCGTGCCTCACGGCTTCCCAGCAACGGTCGATATCGGGGATTTGGGCGCGGGCCAGACCGCAGATCACCGAGTTCTTCGCGCGCTTCGCAATCTCCGAAACAGCGGCGAAATCGCCTTCCGAGGCGATGGGGAAACCGGCCTCGATCACATCGACGCCCATCTCGTCCAGCATTTCGGCGATGTCCAGCTTTTCGGTATGGCTCATGGTGGCGCCGGGCGACTGCTCGCCATCGCGCAGCGTGGTGTCAAAAATCAATACGCGGTTCGGATCGGTCATTTGGGAATCCTTCTTCAAGCTTGCAGGGTCCGGGCACGAACCTGACTGAGCGGCGGCCCGGAGACCCGCTCAGCGCAGCGTAAGAAGAAGGAGACCGCGGAGGTTCACAGCAGGCCGCGTGCCGTCATGGGCGTGCGGGTCCGTGGCAATGATCTGCTGCATCCGAGTCATGGCGCGGACTATAAGTCCGCCGCCACCCGCTTGAAAAGACAAAAAACACGCAGGATTTGAAATCATCCGCCCGGAGCCGCACAGATGCACCGCCACACCGCGCAGATTTCTTCGTTGCCCAAATACCCATGCGGCCGCGCCAACTGCGCAACGCCTCAAAGTGCGCGCCAGCCGATGTCGCGGCGGCAGAACCCCTGCGGCCAGTCGATGGAATCGACCAGTGCATAGGCGCGCTCATGCGCCTCGGCCAGCGTCGCGCCACGCGCGGTCGCGGCCAGCACCCGACCGCCGGTAGCAACGATCTGCCCCCCCCGACGTACGGTCCCGGCGTGAAAGACCATGCGGAAACTATCCTCGGCCAGAGTATCCAGCCCACGGATTACGCTGCCCTTTTCATAAGCACCGGGATAGCCCTGCGCGGCCAGAACCACGGTCAGGGCATGATCATCCGCCCAACTGACCGTCATGCCGGAAAGCCGGCCCTCGGCGCAGGCAAGGATCAGGTCCAGCGCCTGCGCGCCCAGCCGCATCATCAGCACCTGGCATTCGGGATCGCCGAAGCGGACATTGTATTCCACCAGCCGCGCGCGACCGTCCGCGATCATCAAGCCCACGTAAAGCACGCCCTGGAACGGTGTGCCGCGCCGCGCCATCTCGGCCACGGTTGGGCGCACGATCTGATCCATCACCTGATCCTGCAGGGCTTGGGTCAGCACAGGCGCAGGGGAATAGGCCCCCATGCCGCCGGTGTTCGGCCCGGTGTCGCCGTCGCCCACACGCTTGTGATCCTGAGCCGTGCCGATGGGCAGACAGTCCTTGCCATCGCACAGGACGAAAAAGCTCGCCTCCTCGCCTTCCATGAACTCCTCGATCACCACCTCGGCGCCCGCATCGCCGAACGCGCCGCCGAAAGCATCATCCACGGCGGCAATGGCTTCGGCCTCGGTCATCGCAACCGTGACACCTTTGCCGGCGGCAAGCCCGTCCGCCTTGATGACGATGGGCGCGCCCTTTTCACGGATATAGGCGCGCGCCGGGTCGGCGGCGTCAAAGCGCGCCCATGCTGCGGTAGGTGCGCCGCAGGCATCGCAAACCTCTTTGGTAAAGCTTTTCGAGGCTTCCAGCATCGCGGCCGCCCTGGACGGGCCAAAGGCCAGTATTCCGGCCGCCCGCAAAAGATCGGCTATGCCCGCCGCCAGCGGGGCCTCGGGGCCGATCACCACCAGATCGATGGCATTTTCTTCGCAAAAGCCGATCACGGCGGGGCCGGACAGGATGTCCAGATCCGCAAGCCGCGCCATATGCTCCATCCCGGCGTTGCCCGGCGCGACGAACAACCGGTCGCATTTGGGATTTTGCCGGATCGCCCAGGCCAGCGCATGTTCGCGCCCGCCGCTGCCCAAGATCAGGATGTTCATGCGAAAGGCCCCTTTGCGAATGTCTGGGGCCTTCTAGGAACTGGTCCGCGCGGGATCAATAGCCAAGGCATCCGGCCCCTTGATCCCACGCGCACCACGCGCCACAACCGGGGTATGGAACTTTTCGAAGACACCGCCCCCAGCAATATCCATGAATTCACCGTATCCGAGATTTCGGGGGCGGTGAAACGCGTGCTGGAAGGGGAATTTGGCCGCGTCCGGGTGCGGGGCGAGATCGGCCGCGTCTCGCGCCCCTCGTCGGGGCATCTTTACTTTGATCTCAAGGACGACCGCGCGGTGATTTCGGCCGTGACCTGGAAAGGGCAGGCGGCGCGTTTGTCCACCCGCCCCGAAGAGGGGATCGAGGTCATCGCCACCGGCCGGCTGACCACATTTCCCGGCCAGTCGAAATATCAGCTGATCGTCGAAGAGATCGAGCCGGCCGGCGCCGGCGCCCTGATGATGATGTTGGAAAAGCGCCGCAAGGCGCTGGCGGCCGAGGGGCTTTTCGACGAATCCCGCAAGCGCCCGCTGCCTTATCTGCCGAGGGTGATTGGTGTGGTGACCTCGCCCTCGGGTGCGGTAATCCGCGATATCCTGCACCGGCTGCGCGACCGTTTCCCAACGCATGTGCTGATCTGGCCCGTGGCCGTGCAGGGCGAGGCCTGCGCACCTCAGGTCACTGCCGCGATCCAAGGCTTCAACGCGCTGCCCAAGGACGGCCCTGTCCCGCGCCCCGACCTGATCATTGTCGCACGCGGCGGCGGCAGCCTTGAAGATCTGTGGGGCTTCAACGAGGAGGCGGTGGTCCGTGCCGCAGCCGACAGCCAGATCCCGCTGATCTCGGCCGTGGGGCACGAAACGGACACCACGTTGATCGACTTCGCCTCGGATCGCCGCGCGCCGACGCCCACCGCCGCTGCCGAGATGGCAGTGCCGGTGCGTGCCGAACTGGCCGCCCGCGTGACCGAGATTCAGGTCCGCATGATGCGCGCCGCGCAGACCCGCAGCCAGCGCCAGCGCCAGCGGCTGACGGATCTGGGCCGCGCGCTTGGCCGGCCGCAGGCGCTGACTGCCCCGGCCCGGCAGCGGTTCGACCTGTTCGCCGAACGGCTGGAGCCGGCGCTAAGGGGTTTCGTACGCGCCCGCCGCGACCGGTTGAGCGCGCTGCCGCTGTCGCTTTCGGCTTTGCGCGGCATGCTGCGCAACCGCAGCGATACGCTGCAAGCGCAGGCACAACGTCTGCCGCTGTGTCTGGCCCGGCTTAATCAGCGCCGGGCCGAACGTCTGGCCGATCTGGGCCATCGGCTGGAGCGGGCGCGGGGAAGAA
This window harbors:
- a CDS encoding mannose-1-phosphate guanylyltransferase/mannose-6-phosphate isomerase translates to MTITPVLLAGGSGTRLWPVSRKSFPKQFAPLVGEESLFQASARRLSGARYGAPLVMTNADFRFIVAEQLDQIGIAPAAIMIEPAGRNTAPAILAAALAAAEKDPEAVLLVAPSDHVVPDAEAFGRAVELGLPAAEAGRIVTFGITPTRPETGYGYMEAEGNGAGPLVLKRFVEKPDAENAARMIAQGNFLWNAGIFLFAARTMIEAFRTHAPEYLEPVQAALTEAHTDLGFLRLAPEPWDRLPDLSVDYAVLEKADNLSVVRFSGHWSDLGGWDAVWRETQDTEPAERGAVTDNRSTAIDCDNVLLRSQDEGIEVVGIGLKDVMVVATDDAVLVAGMDRAQEVRMAVSALKAKGARQAEHFLRDHRPWGWFETLALADRFQVKRIVVNPGGALSLQSHFHRSEHWIVVSGTARVTVDDTVTLLTENQSIYVPLGAVHRLENPGKVPMVLIEVQTGAYLGEDDIIRYEDVYSRD
- a CDS encoding 2-hydroxyacid dehydrogenase, with protein sequence MKVLFAAPARKWDLWSPALRDACPEMELCREGRPDSFDALIYAPGYPEDGSTLDFSAFTRARVVQSLWAGVERIVTNPTLTQPLCRMVDPGLTQGMVEYCTGWALRAHLGMDGYAQDGIWRNHLTPPLASQRRITVLGMGELGRAVAAALSGLGFRVTGWSQSGRPVQGIEVLAGPALPQALSRAEILICLLPDTAQTRNLLDAERLALLPPGATIINAGRGTLIDETALLKALDLGRPGHAVLDVFRSEPLAPDHPFWAHARVTVTPHVAADTRPASAAPVVAENLRRAMRGEPLLHLVDRIHGY
- the rodA gene encoding rod shape-determining protein RodA, which encodes MSYLDYHVAQVPTGWRKILHLNWPLVFLVTAVSCIGFLMLYSVSGGDLDRWAGPQMERFAAGMVLMFALAFVPIWFWRSISVASYVICVGLLVLVEVMGHVGMGAQRWLVLGPIRIQPSELTKVAFVLTLAAYYDWLPVDKVSRPLWVLIPVILILLPTGLVLMQPDLGTSIMLIAGGGIVMFAAGVSLWYFAAVIAIVVAGVTTVLESRGTDWQLLHDYQFRRIDTFLDPGSDPLGAGYNIAQAQIALGSGGWSGRGFMQGTQSRLNFLPEKHTDFIFTSLAEEFGFVGAFSLLMLYVLILGFCLYSALTNRDRFASLVTIGIAGTFFLYFSINMATVMGMLPAKGSPLPLVSYGGTSLMILLMAFGIVQSAHVHRPRG
- the mrdA gene encoding penicillin-binding protein 2; this translates as MRKSEREVVESNRLITRRVLMLGVIQAAVVSALGLKLRSMQVEHADEYRMLSDGNSIKIRLLPPARGLILDRHGTIIAGNEQNYRVTLTREEAGDVSAVIARLRHIIPMTDRQAADILEEIHKRSAITPVLVADRLSWPAFSSIALNAPALPGVTPEAGLSRSYPRGGDFAHVLGYVGPVSDYDLSKIENPDPVLRLPEFQLGKVGMETKLEEALRGKAGSRRVEVNSAGREMRELSRQEGQQGATVQTTLDAGLQNFATQRLGIESAAAVVMDVVNGDILAISSSPVFDPNKFVRGISGPDYRALMEHDHRPLADKTVQGVYPPGSTFKMVTLLAGLESGVINSGSSFYCPGYTTVAGRRFHCWSRGGHGMVDALHSLEHSCDVYYYELAQRVGIDRIAAMARQLGIGVRHDLPMSAIAEGIAPDRAWKRARYDQEWQVGDSLNASIGQGYVLASPLQLAVMTARVATGRAVSPRLVRAIDGQAEQVPEWPALDIHPLHLRTARGGMDAVMNSPRGTARRSRIVAPEWQMAGKTGTSQVRNITAAERARGVISNDQLPWNRRDHALFVCFAPYNAPRYAVSVVVEHGGGGGAVAAPIARDILLYALADGLPPLSAYPEGERAKVREIWSGMKLTPSTRKGEGRARA
- a CDS encoding rod shape-determining protein MreD; protein product: MIEPARRQRTLGQALFVLLFLAILFWRLVPLAPGRIGWPGPDLALCLVLVWVLRRPEQVPVLTIALLFLIEDILLMRPLGLGAALAVIGTEAARKREQRWRELPFMIEWLRVGMLIALMMVANRMLLAVFFLPLPPLGQVILQFIATLAAYPLVAGLAGWALGLPRHRAELDTRHR
- the mreC gene encoding rod shape-determining protein MreC yields the protein MARKGPDYAAPVRRILVSLLVLVLLAVFLFWQIDSPRAERMRAAFIDRFVPSFEWVMAPVTRVSRMVAGFQSYARLYEQNQELRRELQKMSAWKEAAVQLEQENAKLLAQNSVRIDPALTSVSGVVLTDSGTAFRQSVLLNVGARDGIVDGWATMDGLGLVGRISGVGQSTSRVMLLTDPSSRIPVTILPSGQHALLTGDNTALPALDFIESPENLRPGDRVVSSGDGGVFPPGLPVGQVAQASDGRLRVRLAADYGRLEFLRVLRSHPAEQLADTGMLIPPPRQDFIGPPMPPLADLQAATAEADSEAADD